In Siniperca chuatsi isolate FFG_IHB_CAS linkage group LG16, ASM2008510v1, whole genome shotgun sequence, the following proteins share a genomic window:
- the ccn2a gene encoding CCN family member 2a translates to MSGMKKMILLPFLCIMLSHMAAGQECSNQCSCPSTPPQCPPGVSLVLDGCGCCRVCAKQMGELCTEKDLCDPHKGLYCDFGAPINRRIGVCTAREGATCVFGGMVYKSGETFQSSCKYQCTCLDGAVGCVPLCSMDIRLPSPDCPMPRRVKVPGKCCEEWECDSPYRHSFMGSALAAYREEETYGPDPSMMRENCLVQTTEWSACSKTCGLGISTRVTNDNRECRLEKQTRLCMVRPCESQLEQSIRKGKKCIRTPRLSKPMKFEISGCTTTKSYRPKFCGVCLDGRCCTPHRTTTLPMEFKCPDGQVMKKHMMFIKSCACHHNCPGENDIFESMYYKKMMGDMA, encoded by the exons ATGTCTGGAATGAAGAAAATGATTTTGCTGCCTTTCCTGTGCATCATGCTCTCACACATG GCTGCAGGTCAGGAGTGCAGCAACCAGTGTTCGTGCCCCTCCACTCCCCCTCAGTGCCCCCCAGGAGTGAGCCTGGTGCTGGACGGCTGCGGATGCTGCAGGGTGTGCGCCAAACAGATGGGCGAGCTCTGCACTGAGAAAGACCTCTGTGACCCACACAAAGGCCTCTACTGTGACTTCGGAGCCCCCATCAACAGACGCATTGGAGTGTGCACAG CTCGAGAGGGAGCCACATGTGTGTTCGGAGGCATGGTGTACAAGAGCGGAGAGACTTTCCAAAGCAGCTGCAAGTACCAGTGTACCTGTCTGGATGGAGCTGTGGGCTGTGTCCCTCTTTGCTCCATGGACATCAGGCTGCCCAGCCCTGACTGCCCCATGCCGAGACGGGTCAAGGTGCCAGGGAAGTGCTGCGAGGAGTGGGAGTGCGATTCTCCCTACAGACACAGTTTCATGGGCTCTGCTTTGGCCG CctacagagaggaagagacctATGGCCCAGATCCCTCCATGATGAGGGAGAACTGCCTGGTCCAGACTACTGAATGGAGCGCGTGCTCTAAGACTTGTGGCCTTGGGATCTCCACCAGGGTCACCAATGATAACCGCGAATGCCGCCTGGAGAAACAGACCCGGTTGTGTATGGTGCGACCATGCGAGTCACAGCTGGAGCAGAGCATTAGG aaaggaaaaaaatgcatccGTACTCCCAGACTCTCCAAGCCCATGAAGTTTGAGATCTCTGGCTGCACCACCACCAAGTCCTACAGGCCAAAGTTCTGTGGTGTCTGCCTGGATGGCCGCTGCTGCACCCCCCACAGAACCACCACCCTGCCCATGGAGTTCAAATGCCCTGACGGACAGGTCATGAAGAAGCACATGATGTTCATCAAGTCCTGTGCCTGCCACCACAACTGCCCTGGCGAGAATGACATCTTCGAGTCCATGTATTACAAGAAGATGATGGGAGACATGGCGTGA